The following coding sequences are from one Thermostaphylospora chromogena window:
- a CDS encoding (Fe-S)-binding protein: MRVALFVTCVNDTLYPGTGRATVSLLRRLGCEVEFPVAQSCCGQMHVNTGYRAEGVRLARRFAQVFAGYDAVVVPSGSCTAMIREQYPRLAPLDLPPVYELSEFLVDVLEVTDVGAYFPHRVTYHPTCHSLRGLRLGDRPTRLLERVRGLELVPLPGAEECCGFGGTFALKNPAVSSAMCADKVRGVLDSGAEVLCAADNSCLMHIGGTLRRQRAGVRVMHLAEILAATEESR, from the coding sequence GTGCGCGTCGCCCTCTTCGTCACGTGCGTCAATGACACGCTGTACCCCGGAACGGGCCGGGCGACGGTGTCGCTCCTGCGCCGCCTGGGGTGCGAGGTCGAGTTCCCCGTCGCGCAGAGCTGCTGCGGCCAGATGCACGTCAACACCGGATACCGCGCCGAAGGGGTACGGCTGGCCCGGCGCTTCGCACAGGTCTTCGCCGGATACGACGCGGTGGTGGTCCCGTCGGGATCGTGCACCGCGATGATCCGCGAGCAGTATCCCCGCCTGGCGCCGCTCGACCTGCCGCCGGTGTACGAGCTGTCGGAGTTCCTGGTGGACGTACTGGAGGTGACCGACGTGGGGGCGTACTTCCCGCATCGGGTGACCTACCACCCGACGTGTCACTCGCTGCGCGGTCTGCGGCTCGGCGACCGCCCCACCCGGCTGCTGGAACGGGTGCGCGGCCTGGAGCTCGTCCCGCTGCCCGGCGCCGAGGAGTGCTGCGGATTCGGCGGCACCTTCGCGCTGAAGAACCCCGCGGTCTCCTCGGCGATGTGCGCCGACAAGGTACGCGGCGTGCTGGACAGCGGAGCCGAAGTGCTCTGCGCCGCCGACAACTCGTGCCTGATGCACATCGGCGGCACGCTGCGGCGGCAGCGTGCCGGCGTACGCGTCATGCACCTGGCCGAGATCCTCGCTGCCACGGAGGAGAGCCGATGA
- a CDS encoding FadR/GntR family transcriptional regulator: MGSQDTAPAGRDGRRARAFEDVLAQIERRIAEDGLTVGDRLPGERHLAEQLGVSRASVREALRVLEALGVVSSQVGRGPDAGAVLTARPATTLTDLLRLHLGLSSLSPREVVETRMMIEQWSAGRAAGRAAPEPLARMRAALDGMARAATVEEFVRHDASFHLTIAELSGNRLLAATMRAVRAAVEEHAVRAVRRLGTTEGLMADHHRIYEAIATGDGTAAIAAIAAHLARAYPDTVPHDARGGALPGREAAEEPA; this comes from the coding sequence ATGGGGTCACAAGACACCGCCCCCGCCGGCCGGGACGGACGCCGGGCGCGCGCCTTCGAAGACGTGCTCGCCCAGATCGAACGGCGCATCGCCGAGGACGGGCTCACCGTCGGCGACCGGCTGCCGGGCGAGCGCCACCTGGCCGAGCAGCTCGGGGTGAGCCGCGCGTCGGTGCGCGAGGCGCTACGCGTGCTGGAGGCGCTGGGCGTGGTGTCCTCCCAGGTGGGACGGGGGCCGGACGCCGGGGCCGTGCTCACCGCGCGCCCCGCCACCACCCTGACCGACCTGCTCCGCCTCCATCTCGGGCTGTCCAGCCTGTCGCCGCGCGAGGTGGTCGAGACGCGCATGATGATCGAGCAGTGGTCGGCGGGCCGGGCCGCGGGACGCGCCGCCCCCGAGCCGTTGGCGCGCATGCGCGCGGCGCTGGACGGCATGGCGCGGGCCGCCACGGTCGAGGAGTTCGTCCGGCATGACGCGAGCTTCCATCTGACGATCGCCGAGCTGTCGGGCAACCGGCTGCTCGCCGCCACCATGCGCGCCGTCCGCGCCGCCGTCGAAGAGCACGCGGTGCGCGCGGTACGGCGGCTCGGCACCACCGAAGGGCTGATGGCCGACCATCACCGCATCTACGAGGCGATCGCGACCGGGGACGGGACCGCGGCGATCGCGGCGATCGCCGCCCACCTCGCCCGCGCCTACCCCGACACCGTCCCGCATGACGCCCGCGGCGGCGCCCTCCCGGGCCGGGAGGCGGCGGAAGAGCCGGCGTGA
- a CDS encoding sulfatase family protein — protein sequence MKRIACWFACLLMLSVMLPLTGAARPLEVPPADAGTRKQPNIVLIVADDLDSVDLRLFPNIYAQIVRQGATFDNFFTANPWCCPSRSTILRSQYVHSHGVLTNTAPEGGFAAFHEQDLERSTIGTWLQQAGYRTALMGKYLNHYPGAAASPSYVPPGWDEWHVPVKRLYEEYGYTLNENGVLREYGLSAEDYLSDVLTAKAADFIVAGEDPFFLYLTPIAPHRPANPAPRHADAFAGLRAPRTPAFDQEETPDEPAWLRALPRLSEQDIETVDELYRRRLRAMLGVDDMVGALVETLRATGKLDDTYLIFTSDNGFHLGTRRLVMGKTTPYEESIRVPMAVRGPGVEPGITVRELAATVDLGPTLAELAGAQVPAFAEGRSLVPLFDGRADGPWRKRVLIEFYRGQAFEPTRGKPVPPYRALRTERYTYVEYATGDRQLFDLYTDPFQLDNIVTEASPRLVERLARDLERMASCSGAECRTADS from the coding sequence GTGAAGAGGATCGCCTGCTGGTTCGCGTGCCTCCTCATGCTGTCCGTGATGCTGCCGTTGACGGGAGCCGCTCGGCCGCTTGAGGTGCCCCCCGCCGACGCCGGAACCCGGAAGCAGCCCAACATCGTGCTCATCGTGGCCGATGATCTCGACAGCGTCGATCTCCGGCTGTTCCCCAACATCTACGCCCAGATCGTCCGGCAGGGTGCGACCTTCGACAACTTCTTCACCGCCAACCCGTGGTGCTGCCCGTCCCGCAGCACCATCCTGCGCTCGCAGTACGTGCACAGCCACGGCGTGCTGACCAACACCGCTCCCGAGGGCGGTTTCGCCGCTTTCCATGAACAAGATCTGGAACGTTCCACCATCGGTACCTGGCTGCAGCAGGCGGGATATCGCACGGCGTTGATGGGCAAGTACCTCAACCACTATCCCGGCGCCGCCGCATCCCCCTCGTACGTGCCTCCGGGTTGGGACGAATGGCATGTTCCGGTCAAACGGCTGTATGAGGAGTACGGCTACACGCTCAACGAGAACGGCGTCCTGCGCGAGTACGGCCTGAGCGCCGAGGACTACCTGTCCGACGTGCTCACCGCCAAGGCCGCCGATTTCATCGTCGCGGGCGAGGACCCGTTCTTCCTCTATCTCACCCCCATCGCCCCGCACCGTCCGGCCAACCCCGCACCGCGCCACGCCGACGCCTTCGCGGGCCTGCGCGCCCCTCGCACACCCGCGTTCGACCAGGAGGAGACCCCGGACGAGCCGGCGTGGCTGCGCGCCCTGCCCCGGCTCAGCGAGCAGGACATCGAGACGGTCGACGAACTGTACCGGCGGCGGCTGCGCGCCATGCTCGGCGTGGACGACATGGTGGGTGCGCTGGTGGAGACGCTGCGCGCCACCGGCAAGCTGGACGACACCTATCTGATCTTCACCTCCGACAACGGCTTCCACCTCGGCACCCGCCGTCTGGTCATGGGCAAGACCACCCCGTACGAGGAGAGCATCCGGGTGCCGATGGCGGTGCGCGGTCCCGGCGTCGAGCCGGGCATCACCGTCCGGGAGCTGGCCGCGACCGTGGACCTCGGACCCACCCTCGCCGAACTGGCGGGTGCCCAGGTTCCCGCGTTCGCCGAGGGGCGCTCGCTGGTTCCGCTGTTCGACGGCCGCGCCGACGGTCCATGGCGCAAACGCGTGCTGATCGAGTTCTACCGGGGGCAGGCGTTCGAACCCACGCGGGGCAAACCCGTGCCGCCCTACCGGGCGCTGCGCACCGAGCGGTACACCTACGTCGAGTACGCCACCGGCGACCGTCAGCTGTTCGACCTGTACACCGACCCGTTCCAGCTCGACAACATCGTCACGGAGGCGTCGCCGCGGCTGGTCGAGAGGCTGGCGCGCGACCTGGAGCGGATGGCGTCCTGCTCGGGCGCGGAGTGCCGCACCGCCGACTCCTGA